A genomic region of Methanofollis fontis contains the following coding sequences:
- the pyrC gene encoding dihydroorotase → MSDPAECVIRNAVLPSGRVADLVLGGGRLLHIGAGVRADETIDASGLICVPGAVDMHTHLRGGPQRAKEDWKSGTMSALFGGVTVVVDQPNTVPPLVDPAAFAARVAEARENALCAFGVNGGVVAGADLPALWRAGALAFGEIFAGPSSYGAAVPLPVLAESFTAIQGLGALATIHAEDPLPGAPEDLRDHDRLRPAATEAAAVQDVCTITPPGLSIHFCHMSTAAAVDAACGSVEVTPHHLFLSLEGFEADDTHARMNPPLRSEIERKGLWSRWERIDAVASDHAPHTAAEKAVTFADAPSGVPGVETMVPLLMAAVLGKRISLSSLIQKTALNPARILGIIPAGFTPGERADFAFYPRRTERIEPDHLHTKCEWTPFEGMEASFPQYVVMEGRCTVRNGDLLPTRGRWIPGGGYIGTADR, encoded by the coding sequence ATGAGCGATCCTGCAGAGTGTGTGATCCGGAACGCCGTCCTCCCCTCCGGGCGAGTGGCCGACCTTGTGCTGGGAGGCGGGCGACTCCTCCATATCGGTGCCGGGGTACGTGCAGACGAGACGATCGACGCATCCGGCCTCATCTGTGTTCCGGGAGCGGTGGACATGCACACCCATCTCCGCGGCGGTCCGCAACGCGCCAAGGAGGACTGGAAGAGCGGGACGATGAGCGCCCTCTTCGGGGGGGTGACGGTCGTCGTGGACCAGCCGAACACCGTCCCGCCGCTGGTCGATCCTGCTGCATTCGCCGCACGGGTTGCCGAGGCCCGTGAGAATGCCCTCTGTGCCTTCGGCGTGAACGGGGGTGTGGTGGCCGGGGCCGATCTCCCGGCCCTCTGGCGGGCCGGCGCCCTTGCCTTCGGGGAGATCTTCGCGGGGCCATCGAGTTACGGCGCCGCCGTCCCCCTGCCGGTGCTTGCAGAGTCGTTCACCGCCATCCAGGGGCTCGGCGCCCTTGCCACCATCCATGCCGAGGACCCCCTTCCCGGTGCACCTGAGGATCTCCGGGACCACGACCGTCTCAGGCCCGCGGCAACCGAGGCGGCGGCGGTGCAGGATGTCTGCACCATCACCCCTCCTGGTCTATCTATCCACTTCTGCCATATGAGCACGGCCGCGGCGGTGGATGCCGCCTGCGGAAGCGTCGAGGTCACCCCGCACCATCTCTTTCTCTCACTCGAGGGTTTTGAGGCCGACGACACCCATGCCCGGATGAACCCGCCCCTCAGGTCGGAAATCGAGAGAAAAGGTCTCTGGAGTCGCTGGGAGAGGATCGATGCGGTGGCGTCGGATCACGCTCCCCACACGGCGGCAGAAAAGGCGGTGACCTTTGCCGATGCGCCCTCCGGTGTTCCCGGCGTCGAGACGATGGTCCCCCTGCTGATGGCGGCGGTGCTCGGGAAGCGGATCTCCCTCTCCTCCCTGATCCAGAAAACGGCGCTGAACCCTGCCCGCATCCTGGGCATCATTCCCGCCGGGTTCACCCCGGGAGAGCGGGCTGATTTTGCCTTCTATCCCCGCCGCACAGAGAGGATCGAGCCCGACCACCTCCATACGAAGTGCGAATGGACCCCCTTTGAAGGAATGGAGGCGTCATTCCCCCAATATGTGGTGATGGAAGGGCGATGCACCGTCCGGAATGGCGACCTCCTGCCGACCAGAGGGCGCTGGATCCCTGGCGGCGGTTATATCGGGACCGCCGACAGGTGA
- a CDS encoding DUF167 domain-containing protein codes for MTVFTDAISGSDDHAVIALDVSAGAKKERFPAGYNEWRKAIVCHVSAPAVGGKANRAIIACVADALGVRTSAVSILSGATSTQKRVEVRGISRDSVAQILKNLLS; via the coding sequence ATGACTGTTTTTACCGATGCCATTTCCGGTTCCGACGATCACGCCGTGATCGCCCTCGATGTCTCCGCAGGCGCGAAAAAAGAGCGTTTTCCTGCAGGATACAATGAATGGAGAAAGGCGATCGTCTGTCATGTCTCCGCCCCTGCGGTCGGCGGTAAGGCGAACCGTGCGATCATCGCCTGTGTCGCCGATGCCCTCGGTGTCCGCACCTCTGCCGTCAGCATTCTCTCTGGCGCCACCTCCACACAGAAGAGGGTTGAAGTCCGGGGAATTTCCCGCGATTCTGTCGCCCAGATCCTGAAAAATCTTTTATCCTGA
- the dnaG gene encoding DNA primase DnaG: MYSSDTTKYLIHINLHAEGVVEKPDVVGAIFGQTEGLLGEDLDLRDLQRTGRVGRIDVHITSRKGETRGEILISSSLDRAETAVLAASLETIDRVGPCIAHATVERIEDIRVTKRKKIVNRAKELLLTHFDETSIDSTELLDDVRESMRIEKIGVLGDERVPAGPNVLDSDAIIVVEGRADVINLLRYGIKNAVAVEGTKVPAVITKLCEIKTATAFLDGDRGGDLILRELLQVADIDYVAFCPRGKSVEEITRKEIIKSLRNKVPVEYLKDQLIEEEEKPSHEPQIPVQETDVIVSETNGGQKDVAVSDRPASPEMTLEKQMQEVEGRHVARFLTSDYALIGEVNAEEVEQAIERIDGDAAGVVIDRTVDQKLIDTFLLKGVEFVGAPEFKDIVKRPLSLRLMKIRKGEN, from the coding sequence ATGTACTCATCTGATACGACAAAGTATCTCATTCACATTAATCTACATGCCGAGGGGGTGGTCGAGAAACCTGATGTAGTCGGGGCCATATTTGGCCAGACTGAAGGGTTGCTCGGCGAAGACCTCGACCTGCGCGATCTCCAGCGGACCGGGCGGGTCGGCAGGATTGACGTTCATATTACCAGCAGGAAAGGAGAAACCCGCGGAGAGATCCTGATCTCGTCCTCCCTCGACCGGGCGGAAACGGCGGTCCTCGCCGCATCCCTGGAGACAATCGACCGTGTGGGGCCGTGCATCGCCCATGCAACGGTGGAGCGGATCGAGGACATCAGGGTCACGAAACGGAAGAAGATCGTGAACCGGGCGAAGGAGCTGCTGCTCACCCATTTTGACGAGACCTCCATTGATTCCACCGAACTTCTCGACGACGTCAGGGAATCGATGCGCATCGAGAAGATCGGTGTGCTCGGGGACGAGCGTGTCCCTGCCGGCCCGAATGTCCTGGACTCGGATGCGATCATCGTCGTTGAAGGGCGGGCGGACGTGATCAACCTCCTGCGTTACGGCATCAAGAATGCCGTGGCCGTGGAGGGCACAAAGGTGCCTGCTGTGATCACAAAACTCTGTGAGATCAAGACCGCTACGGCATTTCTGGACGGTGACCGGGGTGGTGACCTGATCCTCCGCGAACTCCTGCAGGTGGCCGATATCGACTATGTCGCCTTCTGCCCCCGCGGCAAGAGTGTCGAGGAGATCACCAGAAAGGAGATCATCAAGTCGCTCAGGAACAAGGTGCCGGTGGAATATCTCAAGGACCAGTTGATCGAGGAGGAGGAGAAACCCTCCCATGAACCTCAGATACCGGTACAGGAGACGGATGTGATCGTTAGCGAGACCAATGGCGGGCAAAAGGATGTCGCCGTCTCAGATCGTCCTGCCTCTCCGGAGATGACACTTGAAAAACAGATGCAGGAGGTCGAGGGCAGGCATGTGGCCCGATTTCTCACGTCCGATTATGCGCTTATCGGTGAGGTGAACGCCGAAGAGGTGGAGCAGGCGATCGAACGGATCGATGGAGATGCTGCCGGTGTTGTCATCGATAGAACGGTGGATCAGAAGCTGATCGACACCTTTCTCTTAAAAGGGGTTGAATTCGTCGGTGCTCCGGAGTTCAAGGACATTGTCAAGAGACCCCTATCGCTGCGCCTCATGAAGATCCGGAAAGGCGAGAACTGA
- a CDS encoding UPF0058 family protein — translation MHKEELITLHQILVEIKDYFEMMNPELKFPQYYALKINPSQIHKSKLEHKHAIFVLGQELANAMKDIEFTGSARISARMKDLAERTEKELERNIE, via the coding sequence ATGCATAAAGAAGAACTGATAACATTGCATCAGATCCTTGTCGAGATCAAGGATTATTTTGAGATGATGAACCCTGAGTTGAAATTTCCGCAGTACTATGCTCTCAAGATCAACCCATCACAGATCCACAAGAGCAAACTTGAACACAAACACGCCATTTTTGTCCTGGGTCAGGAACTGGCCAATGCCATGAAGGATATTGAGTTCACCGGTTCGGCCAGAATCTCTGCCCGTATGAAGGATCTCGCCGAAAGGACCGAGAAGGAACTGGAACGCAATATTGAGTAA
- a CDS encoding ATP-grasp domain-containing protein codes for MIRIVPKPTDTPDDNSTGAVIRELERAGASYSLLDLDRIDPLASDLSGDVIWVCGMKQDIHQFECLDILSIENDVVNPPDAIATCASKVKTTALLLRAGIPSPETLFTASLDLAADFFARHGRVVSKPVYGYDGIDVRLVDSLADLGAPPYYLQEYVPNDRDFRVFVIEGKGVGAICRQSPHLTHNIHQGGTGTPVEVDPLMQEIAGGAAGAVGAHYCGVDLLPQNGSYTAIEVNGTPNWHCMSAPIPRLMAEYLLEKERESRR; via the coding sequence ATGATCCGGATCGTACCAAAACCCACCGACACCCCTGACGACAACTCAACCGGCGCTGTGATCCGAGAACTGGAACGTGCAGGCGCCTCGTATTCTCTCCTTGACCTCGATCGAATCGATCCCCTTGCATCCGACCTCTCGGGGGACGTCATCTGGGTCTGCGGCATGAAACAGGACATCCACCAGTTCGAATGTCTGGACATCCTCTCGATAGAGAATGATGTGGTCAACCCGCCGGATGCCATCGCCACCTGCGCCTCGAAGGTGAAGACCACGGCGCTGCTCCTCAGGGCGGGCATACCCTCTCCAGAAACGCTTTTTACAGCATCCCTTGACCTGGCAGCCGATTTTTTTGCCCGACACGGCAGAGTGGTCTCAAAACCGGTCTATGGCTATGACGGCATCGATGTCCGCCTGGTCGACTCCCTGGCAGACCTCGGGGCACCGCCATATTATCTTCAGGAGTATGTCCCCAACGACCGGGACTTCCGGGTCTTTGTCATCGAAGGAAAGGGTGTGGGCGCGATCTGCCGCCAGTCACCGCATCTCACCCATAACATCCATCAGGGCGGAACAGGCACCCCTGTTGAGGTGGACCCCCTGATGCAGGAGATCGCCGGCGGTGCTGCCGGGGCGGTCGGCGCTCATTACTGCGGGGTGGACCTTCTGCCGCAGAACGGGAGTTATACGGCTATTGAGGTGAACGGGACACCGAACTGGCACTGCATGTCCGCACCGATCCCCCGCCTGATGGCAGAATACCTCCTCGAAAAAGAGCGGGAGTCAAGGAGATAA
- a CDS encoding ornithine cyclodeaminase family protein: MRYIPGGAGLLRPDEVNAEIERVFREYGEGRVQMPPKIYVTFEQGDFRTMPAYLPGMGIAGVKIVNVHPENPSRGLPTVMALTVILDPETGVPQAVLNATELTDMRTGAAGAVAARHLSPRQEVVLGVVGSGRQALAQVNAIREVLEIQEVRVWSRTDANARRFCRQIPDIPSSAGSVKHACDADVIVTTTPSRTPVVRSEWVNEGTHINAIGADAPGKQELDPALLLRSSVFVDDLEQALHSGEINVPIAQGIFSADRIAGTLGDIVCGRKKRTSNDEITIFDSTGLAIQDLAIASLVMAKGDGIDLPFP; the protein is encoded by the coding sequence ATGCGATATATCCCCGGCGGTGCCGGTCTGCTCCGTCCTGATGAGGTGAATGCCGAGATCGAGAGGGTGTTCAGGGAGTACGGTGAGGGAAGAGTCCAGATGCCCCCGAAGATCTATGTGACCTTTGAGCAGGGCGATTTCAGGACGATGCCCGCCTATCTGCCGGGTATGGGGATCGCCGGTGTAAAAATCGTGAACGTCCACCCTGAAAACCCCTCCCGTGGTCTCCCGACGGTGATGGCACTGACGGTGATCCTGGATCCTGAGACCGGGGTGCCGCAGGCGGTCCTGAACGCCACGGAGCTCACCGATATGAGGACCGGTGCAGCGGGCGCCGTTGCCGCCCGCCACCTCTCCCCCCGACAGGAGGTTGTGCTGGGTGTCGTTGGCAGCGGGCGTCAGGCACTTGCCCAGGTGAACGCCATCAGAGAGGTGCTCGAGATCCAGGAGGTGCGTGTGTGGAGCCGGACAGACGCCAATGCCAGGCGTTTCTGCCGGCAGATCCCCGATATACCCTCATCGGCAGGTTCGGTCAAGCATGCCTGCGACGCAGACGTGATCGTGACCACCACACCTTCCCGAACGCCTGTAGTCCGTTCGGAGTGGGTCAATGAGGGGACGCATATCAATGCCATCGGTGCCGATGCACCCGGAAAACAGGAACTCGATCCCGCTCTTCTCCTCCGTTCGAGTGTGTTTGTCGATGATCTCGAACAGGCGCTCCATTCCGGCGAGATCAATGTGCCGATCGCGCAGGGGATCTTTTCGGCCGACCGGATCGCCGGAACACTCGGGGATATCGTCTGCGGCCGCAAAAAAAGGACAAGTAATGATGAAATTACGATTTTCGACTCGACCGGGCTTGCAATACAGGACCTTGCAATCGCTTCCCTGGTGATGGCAAAGGGAGACGGGATCGATCTCCCCTTCCCGTGA
- the tes gene encoding tetraether lipid synthase Tes, giving the protein MLLKNTKSLCPVCRKVLDAEIFEEDGKVWIGRTCPEHGYAKNLYWSDVEMYRRFDTYEKIGSGIINPRQVSGADECPGACGLCSNHRSGTLLANIDLTNRCNLNCDFCFANARACGFVYEPTFEEVVGMMTMLRDEKPVPPPAVQFSGGEPTLHKDLLEIIRKAKELGFSQVQMASNGIKLAKDVEFVRKLKEAGLSTLYLHFDGVTPETNHILPTSLKAVENCEKVGLGVVLVPTVINGRNDSELGAILKFAAKHISVVRGVNFQPVAFTGAASEDDIKRERITIPDLADRMEEQTGGIIKKSHFYPVPCVMPISDLVETYTGKPVVRFTTHQHCGAATYVFVTEDGLVPINEMVNVDGFFEAIEKMTEKLKGGGKINKYRALLEGVKDMGVSATGGEHSETARFWKLLGKTLISQNFDALREFHWNALFIGTMHFMDNYNYDLSRVQRCCIHYATPDGRMIPFCTYNSGPVYREEVWKKFAKE; this is encoded by the coding sequence ATGCTTCTAAAAAATACCAAGAGTCTTTGCCCAGTCTGTAGAAAAGTTCTCGATGCCGAGATATTTGAGGAGGACGGTAAAGTCTGGATCGGCCGCACATGCCCGGAGCACGGGTATGCAAAGAACCTCTACTGGTCAGATGTGGAGATGTACAGGCGTTTCGATACATATGAGAAGATAGGTTCCGGCATTATCAACCCCCGGCAGGTGTCAGGAGCCGATGAGTGCCCAGGTGCATGCGGTCTCTGCTCCAATCACCGGTCCGGCACGCTTCTTGCAAATATCGACCTGACAAACCGCTGCAACCTCAACTGCGACTTCTGTTTTGCGAATGCACGGGCATGTGGATTTGTCTATGAACCCACCTTTGAGGAGGTCGTCGGGATGATGACGATGCTCAGGGACGAAAAGCCTGTTCCACCCCCGGCAGTCCAGTTTTCCGGCGGAGAACCGACTCTCCATAAAGATCTCCTCGAAATAATCAGGAAGGCAAAGGAACTCGGTTTTTCACAGGTTCAGATGGCTTCCAACGGGATCAAACTTGCAAAGGACGTTGAATTTGTCAGAAAACTCAAGGAAGCCGGACTGAGCACCCTCTATCTTCACTTCGATGGCGTCACGCCCGAAACAAACCATATTCTCCCGACCAGCCTGAAAGCGGTGGAGAACTGCGAAAAGGTGGGACTCGGCGTCGTGCTGGTGCCGACCGTCATCAACGGCAGGAACGATTCTGAACTGGGTGCAATCCTGAAATTCGCTGCCAAACATATCAGCGTGGTCAGGGGCGTCAACTTTCAACCGGTGGCGTTCACCGGTGCTGCCTCAGAGGACGATATCAAGCGGGAACGGATCACCATCCCAGATCTCGCAGACCGTATGGAGGAGCAGACCGGCGGGATCATAAAAAAGAGCCATTTTTATCCGGTCCCATGCGTCATGCCCATATCCGACCTGGTTGAGACCTATACCGGCAAACCGGTCGTCCGTTTCACCACTCACCAGCACTGCGGGGCGGCAACCTATGTATTCGTCACCGAGGACGGACTGGTGCCGATCAACGAGATGGTCAATGTCGACGGTTTCTTCGAGGCGATCGAGAAGATGACCGAGAAATTGAAGGGTGGCGGCAAGATCAACAAGTACCGGGCCCTGCTGGAAGGGGTGAAGGACATGGGAGTGTCGGCGACGGGAGGCGAACACTCGGAAACTGCACGCTTCTGGAAACTCCTTGGAAAGACCCTGATCTCCCAGAACTTCGACGCACTCCGCGAGTTCCACTGGAATGCGCTCTTCATCGGCACCATGCATTTCATGGACAACTACAACTACGACCTCTCCCGTGTGCAGCGCTGCTGCATACATTATGCAACGCCGGACGGCAGGATGATCCCCTTCTGCACCTATAATTCAGGCCCGGTCTACCGTGAAGAGGTCTGGAAAAAGTTTGCAAAGGAATAG
- a CDS encoding CDP-2,3-bis-(O-geranylgeranyl)-sn-glycerol synthase produces MMPAYVPNSAAAALGGGTPVDFGRRWSDGRRILGDGKTWRGFALGVAAGVGVGLVEIWAQTAFNLSSLPEHTVLTVFLFAAGALLGDMVKSFFKRRFGKERGEEWLIADQYDFVIGAFVLTAIFQWTWLAENLDLMVLIWILVLTPLLHRLANIIGYLAGVKDVPW; encoded by the coding sequence ATGATGCCGGCCTATGTGCCCAATTCGGCAGCAGCAGCGCTTGGTGGTGGAACACCTGTTGATTTCGGGCGCAGATGGAGCGATGGACGAAGAATCCTGGGTGACGGGAAAACATGGCGGGGTTTTGCCCTGGGTGTGGCGGCAGGTGTTGGTGTTGGTCTGGTCGAAATCTGGGCACAGACGGCATTCAACCTCTCATCTCTCCCCGAGCATACGGTACTGACGGTTTTTCTGTTTGCTGCCGGAGCATTGCTGGGTGACATGGTGAAGAGCTTTTTCAAGCGGAGGTTCGGCAAGGAGCGGGGAGAAGAATGGTTGATTGCCGACCAATATGATTTTGTCATCGGGGCCTTTGTGCTCACCGCCATCTTCCAGTGGACCTGGCTTGCGGAAAACCTCGACCTGATGGTCCTCATCTGGATCCTGGTCCTCACCCCGCTTCTCCACAGGCTGGCAAATATTATTGGTTATCTTGCAGGAGTGAAGGACGTACCATGGTAA
- the pyrE gene encoding orotate phosphoribosyltransferase — MVITVAEALKSHGAIEFGDFVLASGARSSYYLDIKTAITDPALLRMISVAFAQKFSFDVVAGVAVGAVPLAVGVSLASEKPYAIIRKEEKTHGKSGVVIGDVQGKRVLLVEDVTTSGGSALYGARVLKEAGATVVAVAPVVDRESGATEAFAREGIDLRPLTTISEIMGL; from the coding sequence ATGGTAATCACAGTTGCAGAGGCGCTCAAAAGCCACGGGGCAATTGAGTTCGGGGACTTTGTGCTTGCATCAGGAGCGCGTTCATCGTACTATCTGGACATCAAGACGGCGATCACCGATCCCGCTCTGCTCCGGATGATCTCCGTTGCATTTGCACAGAAATTTTCCTTTGACGTGGTTGCAGGGGTGGCGGTCGGCGCTGTCCCCCTTGCCGTAGGAGTTTCTCTCGCATCGGAAAAACCCTATGCCATCATCAGAAAAGAGGAAAAAACCCACGGGAAGAGTGGTGTTGTGATCGGCGACGTGCAGGGGAAACGGGTTCTTCTTGTCGAGGATGTCACCACCTCCGGCGGATCGGCACTCTACGGGGCACGCGTGCTGAAGGAGGCCGGGGCGACGGTTGTGGCCGTGGCTCCGGTCGTTGACCGGGAGAGCGGCGCGACAGAGGCCTTTGCACGGGAAGGGATTGACCTCCGACCGTTGACGACCATCTCAGAGATAATGGGCCTGTAA
- the purD gene encoding phosphoribosylamine--glycine ligase: MDMKILVVGGGGREHAIARALSCNSDVALFSVMSRRNPGIAALSRGTLIEKETNVEKVADFAVECGAECAIIGPEAPLEAGIADRLLEGGIPCVGPTRMAARLETDKAFCREMMERHGIAGCPHYRVFHDARAACEFIDAYDGDLAIKPIGLTGGKGVRIMGEQVDREGAKEYAQSLDGNVVLEERLVGEEFTLQAFVDGNHLVPMPLVQDHKRAYEGDTGPNTGGMGTYSLADHLLPFVEKQDYQKALEIMRSAVAAMAAEGEPYRGILYGQFMNTADGPKVVEFNSRFGDPEAMNVLSLLESDFADIMFRIVEGQLSSADVRFAPKATVCKYLVPDGYPDAPISGAPITVGDYGDAILYYASIGEENGRLTTLSSRTMAFVGLGDTLAEAEEQAEHAAASVSGGVWHRSDIGKPALLEKRIAHMKEIR, encoded by the coding sequence ATGGACATGAAGATTCTTGTTGTGGGTGGAGGAGGTCGGGAACACGCCATAGCCCGTGCCCTTTCCTGCAACAGTGATGTTGCACTGTTCTCTGTTATGAGTCGCCGGAATCCCGGCATTGCGGCTCTTTCCAGGGGTACCCTCATTGAAAAAGAGACCAATGTGGAAAAAGTCGCTGATTTCGCCGTCGAGTGCGGGGCGGAATGTGCGATCATCGGACCCGAGGCCCCGCTGGAGGCCGGGATCGCCGACCGACTCCTCGAAGGCGGCATCCCCTGTGTCGGCCCCACCAGGATGGCGGCGCGTCTTGAGACCGATAAGGCGTTCTGCCGGGAGATGATGGAGAGGCACGGCATCGCAGGCTGCCCCCATTACCGGGTCTTCCACGATGCCAGGGCTGCTTGTGAGTTTATCGATGCCTATGACGGCGATCTGGCGATCAAACCGATCGGTCTCACCGGCGGCAAGGGCGTCAGGATCATGGGCGAGCAGGTGGACCGCGAGGGCGCTAAAGAATATGCACAAAGCCTTGACGGCAATGTTGTCCTTGAGGAGCGTCTGGTCGGTGAGGAGTTCACCCTGCAGGCCTTTGTCGACGGCAACCACCTTGTGCCGATGCCGCTGGTGCAGGACCACAAGCGGGCATATGAAGGTGACACCGGCCCGAATACCGGTGGGATGGGCACCTACTCACTGGCCGATCACCTGTTGCCGTTTGTGGAAAAACAGGACTATCAGAAGGCGCTCGAGATCATGCGCAGCGCCGTGGCGGCGATGGCCGCGGAAGGCGAACCCTACCGTGGCATCCTCTATGGCCAGTTCATGAACACCGCCGACGGGCCGAAGGTCGTGGAGTTCAACTCGCGGTTTGGCGATCCTGAGGCGATGAACGTTCTTTCCCTGCTCGAATCCGACTTCGCCGATATCATGTTCCGGATCGTCGAGGGGCAACTCTCGTCTGCGGACGTCAGGTTCGCCCCGAAGGCGACTGTCTGCAAATATCTTGTTCCGGACGGATACCCGGATGCACCGATCTCCGGGGCACCGATCACCGTCGGCGATTACGGCGACGCAATCCTCTATTATGCCAGTATCGGCGAGGAAAACGGGCGCCTGACCACCCTCTCCTCCCGGACGATGGCCTTTGTCGGTCTGGGCGATACGCTTGCAGAGGCCGAGGAGCAGGCCGAACACGCCGCCGCATCGGTGAGCGGCGGGGTCTGGCACAGGAGTGATATCGGCAAACCCGCCCTGCTGGAAAAACGGATCGCACATATGAAGGAGATACGATGA
- the argF gene encoding ornithine carbamoyltransferase — MKKDFLTFQDVDAGEIEALLAEAERLKALQHSGTPHPLLQGCSLAMIFEKASTRTRVSFEAGMHDLGGSALFLNAADLQLGRGEPVRDTARVLSRYVSAVMIRAYRHETIREFAEYASIPVINGLSDLAHPCQVLADLLTLKERFSSLKGLKVAWIGDGNNVCNSLILAAGHMGFDLRVACPPGYRPPQGVVDEAVARGAGVTFFETPEEAATGADALYTDVWVSMGSEAEREGRLRAFRGYTITSELVALARPGAVVMHCLPAHRGEEITDEVIEGPQSIVWDQAENRLHAQKALLVRLLKK, encoded by the coding sequence ATGAAGAAAGACTTTCTGACCTTTCAGGATGTCGACGCTGGCGAGATCGAGGCCCTCCTCGCTGAGGCCGAACGCCTGAAAGCGCTCCAGCACTCCGGCACTCCACATCCCCTCCTGCAGGGCTGCAGCCTGGCAATGATCTTCGAGAAGGCCTCCACCCGCACCCGCGTCTCCTTTGAGGCCGGGATGCACGACCTCGGCGGGAGCGCCCTTTTCCTCAATGCCGCTGACCTGCAGCTCGGCCGCGGTGAACCGGTACGTGATACCGCCCGTGTGCTCTCACGCTATGTCTCGGCGGTGATGATCCGCGCCTATCGGCATGAGACCATCCGTGAGTTTGCTGAGTATGCATCGATCCCGGTCATCAACGGCCTTTCCGATCTTGCACATCCCTGTCAGGTGCTCGCCGATCTCCTCACCCTGAAAGAACGTTTTTCGTCCCTCAAAGGGCTGAAGGTGGCATGGATCGGTGACGGCAACAATGTGTGCAACTCCCTGATCCTGGCCGCGGGGCATATGGGCTTTGACCTCAGGGTGGCATGCCCGCCTGGCTACCGCCCTCCGCAGGGGGTTGTCGATGAGGCGGTTGCCAGGGGTGCGGGCGTAACCTTCTTCGAGACGCCGGAGGAGGCGGCCACAGGGGCGGATGCCCTCTATACCGACGTCTGGGTCTCAATGGGGAGTGAAGCCGAACGAGAGGGGCGCCTGCGTGCCTTCCGCGGCTATACCATCACCTCTGAACTGGTGGCGCTCGCCCGACCGGGGGCTGTTGTGATGCACTGTCTGCCGGCACACCGGGGCGAGGAGATCACCGACGAGGTGATCGAAGGGCCGCAGAGCATTGTCTGGGACCAGGCGGAAAACCGGCTTCATGCCCAGAAGGCGCTTCTGGTCAGGTTGCTCAAAAAATAA